In the genome of Oceanococcus sp. HetDA_MAG_MS8, the window CACTGCGCGGCGCGTCTTCGAGCAGCTCTTTGCATTGCTCAAGGCCAAACCCGCCTATGTGGACGGCGACGCTTTTCACGCCTACAACCGTGAGGAAATGCGTGCCGGCATCCAACGGGCGCGTATTCGCGGCGAAAACTTCAGTCACTTTGGCGCAGCGGCGAATCATTTCGACCGCTTGGAAGCCCTGTTCGCCGAATATGGAAATAGTGGTCAAGGCCAAAGCCGGCACTACATTCATAACGCCGACGATGCGGCGCGCTATGGTGGCGAGCCGGGTGAGTTCACCGCGTGGGAAGCCCTGCCCGAGAATACCGACATCTTGCTCTATGAAGGTTTGCATGGCGGCGTGGTCACAGAGAACCATGACGTCGCTGCGCATGTGGATCTACTCATCGGCATGACGCCGACGATTAACCTGGAATGGGTGCAGAAACTACGTCGAGACGTGGACGATCGTGGGCACAGTCCTGAAGAGATCAGCCGCACCATTCTGCGGCGCATGCCCGACTATGTGAACTTTCTGATCCCGCAGTTTTCGCGCACTCACATCAACTTTCAACGGGTTCCGTTGGTAGATACCAGCAACCCCTTTACTGCCGAGCGCATTCCCACAGCCGAAGAATCCATGATGGTGATTCGCGTGGCACGCCCAACCGCCGTTCCCGTCGACCTTCCGTATGTGCTGTCGATGGTCACGGGGTCCTGGACCTCGCGCCCCAACACCCTTGTGGTGCCCGGAGCCAATGGCGCGCTTGCTATGGAACTGGTGCTACGCCCCGTGGTGGAAGGCCTATTGGCCCGTCGGCGTGAGGCTCTCAGCGAAGCCAAAGAGACCCAATAATGGAATACAGAAAACTTGGCCGCAGTGGCCCTGAAGTGAGCTTAATTGGCCTGGGCACCATGACCTGGGGCGAGCAAAACACCGCGCAAGAAGCATTTGCTCAGCTGGACGCCGCCGTCGCGGCCGGCGTGAATCTCATCGACGTGGCGGAAATGTATCCGGTGCCGCCTCGCGCCGAGACCCAGGGCCGCACCGAAGAAATTGTTGGTGAGTGGATCCAGCGCCGCGGCCATCACAATGATGTGGTTATTGCCACCAAGGTCGCCGGAGGTGCCGATTGGCTGCCCTGGATTCGCGGGGGCCCCAAGCTGGACGCAAGCAGCATTCGGCAAGCCTGTGAGGATAGCCTGCGACGCCTGCAGGTGGACTGCATTGACCTGTACCAAGTGCATTGGCCCGACCGCAAAACCAACTTCTTCGGCCAGCTGGGCTACACCCAGGCCGATGTGGAGCATGGCACGCCGATTCGTGAAACACTGCAGGCCTTGGCCGAGCTGCAACAGGCAGGCAAGATCAAGCACGTTGGTATCTCCAATGAAACACCGTGGGGCCTGAGCAGCTACCTCCGCCTCGCCGAACAAAACGACTGGCCGCGTGTGGTCAGCGTGCAAAACCCCTATAACCTACTGAATCGGAGCTATGAGATTGGCTTGGCCGAGTTCGCCCCTCGCGAGCAAGTGGGGCTGCTCGCCTATTCCCCACTGGCTTTTGGAGTGCTTAGCGGCAAGTATTTGCAGGGCGCACGCCCGGACGGAGCCCGCCTCACCCTATTCCAACGATTTGCTCGATACACCAACCCGCAGGCGGAAGCGGCAACCCAA includes:
- a CDS encoding phosphoribulokinase; protein product: MSARHPIIAVTGSSGAGTSTARRVFEQLFALLKAKPAYVDGDAFHAYNREEMRAGIQRARIRGENFSHFGAAANHFDRLEALFAEYGNSGQGQSRHYIHNADDAARYGGEPGEFTAWEALPENTDILLYEGLHGGVVTENHDVAAHVDLLIGMTPTINLEWVQKLRRDVDDRGHSPEEISRTILRRMPDYVNFLIPQFSRTHINFQRVPLVDTSNPFTAERIPTAEESMMVIRVARPTAVPVDLPYVLSMVTGSWTSRPNTLVVPGANGALAMELVLRPVVEGLLARRREALSEAKETQ
- a CDS encoding NADP(H)-dependent aldo-keto reductase, which encodes MEYRKLGRSGPEVSLIGLGTMTWGEQNTAQEAFAQLDAAVAAGVNLIDVAEMYPVPPRAETQGRTEEIVGEWIQRRGHHNDVVIATKVAGGADWLPWIRGGPKLDASSIRQACEDSLRRLQVDCIDLYQVHWPDRKTNFFGQLGYTQADVEHGTPIRETLQALAELQQAGKIKHVGISNETPWGLSSYLRLAEQNDWPRVVSVQNPYNLLNRSYEIGLAEFAPREQVGLLAYSPLAFGVLSGKYLQGARPDGARLTLFQRFARYTNPQAEAATQAYVDLAAEHGLSPAQMALAFVNEQPFVTSNLIGATSMTQLEQNLAAIEQRLSPELKKAIDAIHTAHPNPAP